The genome window CCTCGCCGCACAGGTCGCCGCGATGATCCCGATGGGCCCCAATCCGGGTGAATTCGATGCCGACAGCGTGGCTCCGGCCAAGGAACGCCGTCGCATGGACGATTTCATCGTCTACGCCCTCGCCGCCGCCGAAGACGCGGTGACCGATTCCGGCTGGACTCCCGACGACGAGGAAGCCCGCGGCCGCACCGGCGTGATGATCGGTTCCGGCATCGGCGGCCTTTCGGCGATCGCCGAATGCGCCGCGACCCTCGAAAAGTCCGGCCCGCGCCGGGTTTCGCCGTTCTTCATTCCGTCGAGCCTGATCAACCTGGCCTCCGGCCACGTGTCGATCAAATACGGCTTCACCGGCCCCAACCATTCGGCGGTCACCGCCTGCGCCACCGGCGCGCACGCGATCGGCGACGCCGCGCGGCTGATCATGTTCGGCGACGCCGACGTGATGGTCGCGGGCGGCGCGGAAGCGGCGATCTGCCGCCTCGGCATCGCCGGGTTCGCCTCGGCGAAGGCGCTCTCCACCTCCTACAACGACCGTCCGTCGGAATCCTCCCGTCCGTGGGACAAGGGCCGCGACGGCTTCGTGATGGGCGAGGGCGCGGGCGTGGTGGTGCTCGAGGAATACGAGCACGCCAAGGCGCGCGGCGCGAAGATCTACGCAGAGGTGAAGGGCTACGGCCTGTCGGGCGACGCCTACCACATCACCGCCCCGCATCCCGAGGGCCGCGGCGCGACCCGCGCGATGGCGATGGCGCTCAAGAACGCCGGGCTCAATCCCGAGGACATCGGCTACATCAACGCGCACGGCACCTCCACCCCGCTCGGCGACGAGATCGAGGTGGGTGCGGTGAAGAAGGTGTTCGGCGACCACGCCCGCGCCCTCATGATGTCCTCGACCAAGTCGGCGATCGGCCACCTTCTCGGCGCCGCGGGCGCGGTCGAGGCGATCTATTCGTTGCTGGCGCTGCGCGACGGCGTGGTGCCGCCGACGCTGAACCTGCGCGATCCGTCGGAAGGCTGCGACGACATCGATCTGGTTCCGCTTCAGGCGAAGGAATGCAAGCTCGAAGCGGTGCAGTCCAACTCGTTCGGCTTCGGCGGCACCAACGCCTCGCTGATCCTCACCAAGGTCTGAGACCTTGGGCATGGCGACGTTGCGCCGCACCGGCGTGGTCCTCGTCGCCCTGCTTGCGCTTGCCGCGGCCGCCGCCGCGGTGGTCTACGTCAAGGGCCGGGAGGCGTTCTACGCCCCCGGCCCTTCGACGTCCGAGACCGTGGTGGTGATCCCGAAGGGCGCGGGCACCGGGCGGATCGCCGAATTGCTGGCGGATGCCGGGGTGATCGCCGATCCGCTGGCGTTCCGCGTCGCGGCGCGGCTCACCGAGGCGCGCCTCAAGGCGGGCGAGTTCGCGTTTCCCGCCGGGGCGTCGGCGGCGGAGGCGATGGCGGTCGTCGCTTCCGGCAAGGTGGTGCAGCATTTCCTCACGATTCCCGAAGGGTGGACGGTGAAGCAGGCGCTCGCCGCGGTCGCCGCCGCCCCGGCGCTCGACGGCGAGGCTCCGGCGGCGCTGCCCGAGGGCGCGCTGCTGCCCGAAACCTATGCCTACGTGCGCGGCGAGACCCGCGCCCGCCTGGTCGCGCGGATGCGGGCGGCGATGGAGTCGGCGCTCGCCGCGGCATGGGCCGGGCGCGCCGAGGGTCTGCCGTTCAAGACCCCGGAGGAGGCGCTCACCCTCGCCTCGATCGTCGAGCGCGAAACCGGCGTGGCCGAGGAGCGCCCGCGGGTCGCCGCGGTGTTCGTCAACCGCCTGCGCTTCGGCATGAAGCTGCAGTCGGACCCGACGGTGATCTACGGTCTGTCCGACGGCGCGGGCGTGCTCGACCGCAGCCTCACCCGCAAGGACCTGGAGGCCGACCACCCCTACAACACCTACGAGATCGACGGGCTGCCGCCGGGGCCGATCGCGCTCCCCGGTCTCGCCGCGATCCGCGCGACCCTCGACCCCGCCGACACCCGCGACCTCTACTTCGTCGCCGACGGCTCGGGCGGCCACGTCTTCGCCCGCAGCCTCGACGAGCACAACCGCAACGTCGCGAAGTGGCGCGCCCTCGAACGCGCGCAGAAATCCCGCTGAACTACAGCACCCGGAACACCCGGCCGTCCGACAGGTCGCGGTAGTAGTCCACCCGCGCGCCGTTCCAGTGGTAGTCGAGGTGGCGGCCCTGCACCGCGTCGCGCGCGAGGTCGGGGTAGAACAGCGCCGCGCACTCCGCCCCTTCCGCGCGCACGCTCGGGTAGACGAGACCGTCCGACCCGGCGCTGCGCAGCGCGTGCGCCAGGGCCTGCCCGGCGGCGTAGCTCTCCGGCGCGAGTTCCTCGGCCTGCGGGAACGGGCGCAGGTCGTGGAGATCGGCGGCGACGTCGAGCACGATCTCGCGGAACTGCGAGCTCCAGCCCGGCGGTTCGGCGGTCGCGGCCATGAACCGGGCGTGATGGTGCATGGTTTCGGCGAGCGCGGTGGTGAAGGTGCGTGCGGCGTAGAGCACGCCGGCGCGGCCGTCGGAGAACCGGCTCGGCCGGTCGGGCGAGACGTGGGTGAACGGCGCCATCAGATACCCCGCGCCGGGGCCGCCGGCGCGGCGCGCGGGCGGCACCAGATCGAGGTTGCCGATGCCGTCCATCAGGCGCGGGTTGGTCTTCTGCTCGGCGGAGATCAGAAGCGGCCAGTCGGCGGGGTCGGCGATGTCCTCGAACAGGTCGATCGGCGGGTGGATGCTGCGGATGATCCGCACCGCCCGCCGCCACGACACCCGCGCCACCGCCAGCGCCACGGGTGGATGCTGCGGATGATCCGCACCGCCCGCCGCCACGACACCCGCGCCACCGCCAGCGCCGCCGCCGCTACCACCCGCCGCGCTCCGCGTCGAGGAGGCGGCGCACCCGCATCAGGTCGGTCAGTTCGCCGCCGAGCATCACCTCGAGCGCGCTGCGGCCGCCGAACGCCGCGTTCGGCTTGCGCGGCCACGCGTAGGCCTGCTGCGGATCGCGGAAGGCGTAGCGCAGCGCCTTGTGGATGCCGATCAGGTTCGACAGCCGCGCCTTGCCGTCGCGGCCGAGGCGGCCCGGGCCTTCGGTCTTCCAGCGGCGATAGGTGCGCAGCGATAAATCGAGCAGAACGCTCGCGTGTTCGTCTCCCACACCCCATTTCTGGAACAGGTTGACCGCGGCCCGGAACAGCGCCGCGGCCTCGGCGTCGGTGATCGGGCTCGGCACGAAGTCGGGGGCGCGGGTCTCCACGGGGGAGAGGATGGGCATGGCGGCCTCTCAATCTGGCATCACATTTCTTATTTAATGCCATTTGGCATAATTCCGCAAGACGTCCAGGGAAACCACGCAAATGACACATCCGAGAATCGGCTGGATCGGCCTTGGCCACATGGGCGCGCCGATGGCCGCCAATCTGGCGAAGGCCGGGGTTCCGCTCACGGTCTACAACCGCACGCCCAGGGATCTGCCCGGCATCAAGGTTCCGGTCGCGGCGAGCGCGGCGGAGGCGGCGCGGGGCGCCGACATCGTCGTCACCATGGTGTCGGACGACGCGGCGGAGGAAGCGGTGCTGTTCGGCCCCGGCGGGGTGGCCGAGGCGCTCGCCCCCGGGCAGGTGGTGGTGAACATGGGCACGGTGTCGCCGAAGCTCGCCGTCTCGGTCGCCGAGCGGCTGGCGAAGCGGGGCGTCGCCGCGCTCGACGCGCCGGTCTCGGGTTCGGTGAAACCGGCGACCGACGCGACCCTGGTGATTCTCGTCGGCGGCGCGGCCGAGGCGCTCGAAACCGCGCGTCCGATGTTCGAACTGCTCGGCAAGCGCACCGTCCACTTCGGCGGGCCGGGGCAGGGCGCGCGCGCCAAGCTCGCGATCAACCTGATGCTCGGGGTGGTGATGCAGGGCCTCGCCGAGGCGGTGACGTTCGGCGAGGCGAGCGGCCTCGACACCGCCGCCCTGCTCGACGCGATCGGCGAATCGGCGCTCGCCTCGCCGCTGGTGGCGATCAAGCTGGCGGCGATCCGCGAGGGCAACTTCGCCGCCGCGTTCCCGCTCAAGCACATGGCGAAGGATCTGCGCCTCGCCTCCGACGCGGCGGCGGGCGCGCCGATTCCGGCGGCCGAGGTGGTGCGCGGCAGCTACGAACTCGCGGTCAACGACGGCCTCGGCGACAAGGACGTCATCGCGATCCTCGAGTCCCTGCGCAACGCCTGAGGTCAGGCCGGCGCGGGCGCGGGCTCCGGCTCGGGGGCGACGGTGGCGGCGGCGGCCTCGGCCGCCGCTTCGCCCATCACCACCCCGGCCTGCGCGCCCGGGTGCACCGGGTGGGCGCGGCCGGTGTCGAGCGGCGCCGCGGTGGTGCGGCGGCGGATGATCGCGAGCGCCGCCATCAGCGTCGAGAGCGCCGCCAGCAGCAGCATGAAGCCGTGCGGGCCGAGCACGCCGATCATCGACGGGCCGGAGAAGCTGCCGCCGATCACCCCGACGTTGTAGGTGAACACCAGCGTGCCCGAGGCCGCGACCATCTGGTTGGGGGTGAGTTGGTCGTTGGCGTGCGCCGCGCACAGCGAATACATCGGCAGGAACGCGGCGGCGGCGAGCGCGACCCCGAGCCGCACCCACACGCCCGCGAACAATCCGGTGGCGATCAGCAGGCACACGACCGCGCCCGCCAGCGCCGCCGCCGCGACCACCAGGCGGCGGTCGGTGTGGTCCGACGCCCAGGCGATCGGGAACTGCGCGATCGCGCTGGCGAGCGCCGCGATCACCAGAAGCTGCGTCGCCGATGCCGCGTCGAGGCCGAGGCGCAGGCCGTAGAGCGGCAGCGCCACCTGGAAGGTCGAGGTGATCGCCCCCGCCAGCAGCACCCCCACCACCGCCATCGGCGTGATTTGCAGGAACCGGCGGATCGGCATGCGCTCGCCGCCGACGATCTCGGGCGCCGGGTTGCGCGACACCAGCAGCGGCACCAGGCACAGCGAGATCAGGATCGAGGCGAGGCCGAACAGCCGGGTGCCGTCGGCGTCCGGCAAACCGGCGAAGTACGGCCCCATCGCGTTGCCCGAGGTGGTGGCGATGAAGTAGATCGCCAGCAGCCCGGCGCGCGAGCGGTTGTCGGCCTTGGCGTTGAGCCAGCTTTCCGCGATCACGAACATGCCGGGGAAGCACAGCCCCGCGAGAAACCGCATCGCGCCCCAGGCCCAGGGATCGTCGGTCATCAGGTGCACCACCGCGGCCGCCGAGCACACCGAGGCGAGGGCGCCGAACGACCGCACGTGGCCGACCCGTCCGACCAGGCCGGGCGCGTACATCGACCCCAGCAGCGCGCCGACCGGGCACGCCGCCTGGATCAGGCCGATCTGCGCGGTGGAGAAGCCGACCGCCGCGCCGCGGACGGTGAGCAGGGTGGTGAGCAGGCTCGCCGCCGTCACCAGCATCAGAATTCCCGCGAACAGCGCCCAGTCGTTCTTGATCGCACGGAACATCGGCGGCCTTTCCGGTCAGGGTTGCGGGGGTTTCCTCGGCAGGCGGCGGCCGAGGCGGTCGACCAGCGCGTCCGGCAGCGCGCGCAGGAACCAGCCGACCACCGCCATCTGCCAGGGGAAGGTGATGCGGCCGCGGTTGCGCGCCAGACCTTTCCGGATAATTCGCGCGGCCCGATCCGGTTGCATCAGGAACGGCATCGGGAAGCCGTTCGCGCCGGTCATCGGCGTCTCGACGAATCCGGGGCAGACGACGCTGACGGCGACGCCGTCGGCCGCCGCCTCGGCGCGCAGACCCTCGCCCCACACCCGCACCGCCGCCTTCGACCCGCAGTAGGCGGGCGCGCCCGCGAATCCCCGGAACCCCGCCACCGAACTGACGATCGCGATCTGCCCCTTGCGGCGCGCGCGCATCGGCGCGAGCAGCGGCAGCACGGTGTTGAGCACGCCGTCGATGTTGACCGCGAACACCGCGCGGGTCTGCGCGTCGCTCTCGCCGCCGCCGCGGGTGCCCGCGGAGATTCCCGCGTTGGCCACCAGCAGGTCGACCGGGGTCGCCGCGTCGATCGCGGTCAGCGCCGCCGCCATCGCCGCCGCGTCGCACACGTCGACGGCGTGGATCGCGGCGGTGCCGCCGTGCGCCGCGACCGCCGCCGCGGTCGCCTCCAGCCGCGTCGCGTCGCGGCCGAACAGATGCAGCGTCGCCCCCGGGCGCGCATAGGCGGCGGCGAGCGCGCGGCCGATCCCGCTCGAGGCTCCGGTGATCACGATCGTCGACGGCATTCCGCTCTCCGTATGGCGTGACAGATAAGGCCCTTCCTGGTTATAAATCGCGCGGGCGCTTCAGGTAAACCAGGGGGAACGATGTCGGAGACCAAGGGACTGGTGAGCATGACCGGGTACGCCCGGATCGAGGGCAGGGCCGACGACGGAACCGCCTGGGTCTGGGACCTCCGCAGCGTCAACGGCAAGAGCCTCGACGCGCGCCTGCGCCTGCCGCCGGGGTGCGAAGCCCTGGAGAAGCCGGTGCGCGAACGCCTCGCCCAGGTCGCCCAGCGCGGCTCGGTGAGCGTATCCCTCACGCTCGCGCGCCCGGTCGCCGCGAGCGGGCTGTCGATCAACCGGGCGTGGCTCGAATCCCTGATCCAGTCCGCCGCCGAGACCCTCGCCCGCCATCCCGGCGCGGTGACGCCGCCGTCGTTCGACGGTCTCCTTCAGGTCAAGGGGGTGATCGAAACCGCCGAGGCTCCGCCCGAGGACGGCGCCGAGGCGGCGCTCCACGCCCGCCTCCTCGCCGACTTCGACTCCGCCGCCGCCGCGCTTGCCGCCGCCCGCGCCGAAGAGGGGGCGCGCCTCGCCGCGGTGGTCGCCGACCATATCGACACCATCGCCGGTCTCGTCGCCGCCGCCGCCGCCTGCGAGGCCGCCCGCGCCGACACCCGCAAGGCCCGCCTCGCCCGCGCGGTCGCCGATTTGCTGGAAACCACCACCCTTCCCGAGGATCGCCTGACCCAGGAACTCGCGCTGTTGGTCACCCGCTTCGACGTGCGGGAAGAGCTCGACCGCCTCGCCAGCCATATCGCCGCGGCGCGCGCGCTGCTCGCCGAGGCCTCCGGCATCGGCCGCAAGTTCGACTTCCTCTGCCAGGAGTTCAACCGCGAGGCCAACACCCTGTGCTCGAAGTCCGCCGACGCCGCGCTCACCGCCGTCGGCCTCGAACTCAAGACCGTCATCGACCGTCTGCGCGAGCAGATCCAGAACATCGAATAAGGCGCGATCCCATGTCCTCGATCTCCCCCACCGCGGCGGTGCCGCCCGCCTCGCTGGTCAGCCGACGCGGCCTGCTGCTGGTGCTCTCCTCGCCCTCGGGCGCGGGCAAGACCACCATCGCCCGCAACCTGCTGGCCGCCGATCCGCTGATCTCGGCGTCGATCTCGGTGACCACCCGGGCGCAGCGCCCGGCCGAGGTCGAGGGGCGCGACTACCATTTCATCGCCAAGTCGGAATTCGAGAAAATGGTCGCGACGGGCGACCTGCTCGAACACGCGTTCGTCTTCGGCAACCACTACGGCACGCCGCGCAAGCCGGTCGAGGATTGGCTCGCGCAGGGGCGCGACGTGCTCTTCGACATCGACTGGCAGGGGGCGCAGCAGCTCGCCGAGCGGATGCGCGACGATCTGGTGCGGATCTTCGTGCTGCCGCCCTCGATCGCCGAACTCGAACGCCGCCTGCGCGGCCGCGCCCAGGATACCGACGACGTGGTGCGCGGGCGGATGGCCAAGGCCGCCGACGAGATGAGCCACTGGATCGAGTACGACTACATCGTCATCAACCGCGACGCCGACGCCTCCACCCGCCAGGTTCTCACCATCCTCCATGCCGAACGCCAGCGCCGCGCCCGCCTCACCGGCATGTCCGACTTCATCGGCGCCCTGCGCGCGCAGATGCCGGAAACGCAGGGCTGAAACGTCACGGAGGGACTCGGTCCCTCCGCACCTCCCGCACGTAAGTTTTTCCGCGGAGCGGGCTCGGCCATCGCGCGGCGTGACCCGCCGATGGCGCGTTATGCAAAAAATTAAACGAGGGGCGCGGGGAGACCGAGTCTCCCCGCAGAGTTTTTACGCACGTTCCAACGCCGCGCGCGCCAGGGCGCAGAAACCTTGCACCGGGATCGCCTCGGCGCGGAGTTCGGGGTCGATCCCCGCGGCCTCGCACAGCGCCGCGCCGCCGAGGGGTTTGAGGCTGGCGCGGAGCATCTTGCGGCGCTGGCCGAAGGCGGCGGCGGTGATCCGTTCCAACATCGCGCGGGGGGCGGGGGCGAGCGGTTCGGCGCGGGGTTCGAGGCGCACCACCGCCGAGGTCACCTTGGGCGGCGGCGTGAAGGCGGCGGGGTTGACCTCGAACAGCGGCGCGCACACGCACAGCCATTGGCACAGCACCGAGAGGCGGCCGTAATCCTTGGTGCCGGGGGCGGCGACGATGCGGTCGACCACCTCCTTCTGCAGCATCAGGGTAATGCTGGCGAAAAGCTCGGGGCGTTCGAGCCAGCCGGTGAGCAGCACCGTGCCGATGTTGTAGGGGAGGTTGGCGGCGATCCGCCGCGGCGCCGGGCCGAGGGCTTCGTAGTCGATCTCGAGGGCGTCGGCGGCGACCACCCGGAGCCTGCCGGGATAGGCGGCTTCGATTTGCGCCAGCGCGGGCAGGCAGCGGTCGTCGCGCTCGATCGCCACCAGCGCCGTGGCGCCTTCCGACAGCAGGGCGCGGGTGAGGCCGCCGGGGCCGGGGCCGACCTCGACCACCGTGCCCGCGTCAAGCGGCCCGGCGGCGCGGGCGATGCGGGCGGTGAGGTTGAGGTCGCAGAGGAAGTTCTGGCCGAGGTTCTTCTTCGCGCGCAGGTCGAACGCGGCGATCACCTCGCGCAGCGGCGGCAGTCCGTCGGTCATCGGGCGCGGGCCTCGGCGATGTCGGCGGCCATGCGCAGCGCCGCGATCAGGCTGTCCGGCCGCGCCTTGCCGGTTCCGGCGAGGGTCAGCGCGGTGCCGTGGTCCGGCGAGGTGCGCACGAACGGCAGGTTGAGGGTGACGTTGACGCCGCCGTGGAAGTCCAGGGTCTTGAGCGGGATCAGCGCCTGATCGTGATACATGCAGAGGGCGGCGTCGTAGGTCGCGCGCGCCTCGGCGTGGAACATCGTGTCGGCGGGCAGCGGGCCGAGCACGCGGTGGCCCTCGGCGCGCAGCGCGTCGAGGACGGGCGCGAGGATCTCGGCCTCCTCGCGGCCCATCAGGCCGTCTTCCCCCGCGTGCGGGTTGAGCCCGGCGACCGCGAGGCGCGGCCGCGCGACGCCGAAATCGGCCGCCAGCGCCCGGAGCACCGCCCGCGCCACGTCGGCGAGCGGCGCGGACCGGAGCCGCGTCGGCACCTCGGACAGCGCGCAGTGGACGGTGAGCGGCACGACGCGCAGGCCGCCGCCCGCCAGCATCATGATCGGGGTGTGGCCGGGGCCGGCGAGTTCGCCGAGGAATTCGGTGTGGCCGGGGTGGCGGAAGCCGCCCGCGGCGAGCGCCGCCTTGTGGATCGGCGCGGTGACGAGCGCCGCCGCCCGGCCTTCGCGGCAGAGGCGCACGCCGGTGGCGATCGCCTCCGTCACCGCGGCGGCGTTGGCGGGGTCGGGCGCGCCGCAGACCCCGGGCGCGGCGCAGCGCACCGCCAACACCGGCAGCGCCGCGGCGAAGGTCTCGGCGGAAAATTCGGAAACTTCCACGAGCGGGATCGCGACGCCGAGGGCCTTGGCGCGCGCATGCAGCACCGCCGGATCGGCGATCGCGACGAACGGCGGCACCGCGACGCTGTCCTTGAGGCTCCAGGCCGCGAGGATGAGATCGGGGCCGATTCCCGCCGGTTCGCCGAAGCTGAGCGCGAGCGGCGCGCTCATATGCGGATGTCGATCACCGCGAGACGGCGCAGGTCGCGCAGGTGGCGCTCGGCGCTGCGCTCCAGGCGCTCGGAGCGCAGCCGGTCGCGGATCTGCTGTTCCGAGGGCAGGGCGCTCGGCGCGGAACGGTCGCACACCATCAGGATCGTCGGCACCCCGCCCACCTCGGTCACCGCGCTCGGCGCGCCGACCGGCAGGTCGCGCACCACCGCGGCGATCGCGGGCGGCAGTTCGGCCATCTTGAGGCTGCCGAGCGGACCGGTGCCCGGCGCGCCGAGGCTCTTGCCGTAGCTCTCGAACGCCTCGCAGCCGCGCACCGAGGCGGCGACGTAATCGGCGACCTTGCCGCGATCGGCGGGCGAGAGCGCGCCCGCGCCGGTTTCCGGCAGCTTGATCTGGGAAAGGCGCAGGCGGGTTTCCGCCGGGTCGGCCTGCTGCACGCGGCGGCCTTCGAGATGGAGGATGGTGTAGCCCGCCTCGGTGCGCACCGGCGCGGAAACGTCGCCGGTGTTCATCGCTTCGAGAGCCGCTGCGATCTCGGGTTCGAGCTGCGCCTGCGGTACCCAGCCGAGGTCGCCGCCGTGCGCCGCGGTGGCGCTGCGCGAGAACTGCCGCGCCGCCGCCGCGAACGGCGCGCCGGTGCGGAGCTGGGCGGTGAGGTTGTCGGCGAGGGCCTTGATCTCGGCGTCCGACTGGCTGCCCTCGAACGGCAGGAAGATCTCCGAAACGTCGTATTCCGGGCGGCCGAGGTTGGCGCGGAGCTGCGACAGGCGCTCCTGCACGTCTTCCGCCGACGGCGTCGCGCGCGATCCGTAGAGGCGGCCGACCACCTTGATCCACAGCATCTGCGCGCGGATCTGGTCGAGCAGCGTGTCGTAGGGCACCTGCAGCCCGGTGGCGAGCTGCTTGAGGCCGCCGGGGGGCATGCGGTTGCCCGCCTCGACCCGCGCCACCGACTGTTCCAGTTCCTCATCGGAGGCGGCGATGTTGAGGCGTTTCGCCTCCTGGATCTGCAGCCGTTCGTCGATCAGCGCGCGCAGCACCGGCGGGCCGAGCCGGCGGCGGTTCTCGGGCGTGTCTTCGAGCCGCGAGGAGAACAGCGCGACGCGCAGCCGCGCGCCGAGGTCGTAGACCGAGATGATGTCGTCGTTGACCACCGCGGCGATGCGCAACGCATCCTGCGCCCGCGCCGCCGGAGCGGGGGCGAACGCCGCGAGCGCCAGGGCGGCGGCTGCTGCTGCGAGTTTCACAAATCGGATCATCGCGTTGCGTCCGTTCCTTACATGCTGAACTGGGTGTCGCCGAGGGTCTTGAAGGTGAGCGTCAGCAGAGCCCCCCAGCCGCTTTCGGCGTCGCGGTCGGCGGTGTAGTCGTTGGTCGCCACGGCGCGGATGACGAAGCACTCGTCTTCGTAGATCACGCCGCCCGAGAACGACAGCGGCCCGCTGTCGCTGCCGGTGAGGCTGTGGGTGGTGCCGAGGGTGAACGACCAGTCGCGCAGGGCCTTCGACCTCAGCGAGAACGAAACCTGCTCCACGTTCGGGGTGGGGTTGGTCTCGTAGTCGCGGCGGGTCGGGTAATCCTGCTTGAGGTAGCCGACACCGAGGCGGAACGCTTCCGGCCCGGCGAGGGCGGTGACGTCGTGGCTGACGACGTCGAAGCCGTTGGGATCGATGCGGAAGCGGTAGAACGTCGAGAGCAGGGAGGCGTAGTCGTAGCGCACCCGGCCGACGAAATCGGAGAACCCTTCGCGGAAGCCCGAGCCCTCGGGGAAGACGTTGTCGTCGTTGGCGCGGAAGGTCTGGCCGCCGAACACCGAGAACTTCGACGGAGTGCCGTTGACGTAGGCGTTCCAGTTGACGCCGTAGGTGGCCCGGGGGCCGGTCTCGACGCGGTCGTAGCCGACGAAGTGGTTGGTCGAAAGCAGTTGGGTGTCGTCGAAGTCGAGATCGCGGCTGTCCTCGTTGGGGATCTTGTCGGAGTTGCCGCCGTTCGGCGACAGCGCGCCGAGAATCACCGGTTCGATCACCTGGGTGGTGTATTCGCCCGGGCTCGAGAACGGCCAGCTCCAGCGCATCGACACCTCGGGCACGATGCGGCCGGTGGCGCCGGTGAAGCGGTCGCCGTCGAGCATCTCGTAGTCGCGCACCTGATAGGCGTCGCCGCGCAGCGAGGCGGAGAGGGTGTAGTGCTCGCCCGAGGGGGCGACGTAGGGCAGGGTCCAGGCGGTGGCGGCGGAAGCACGGTGGCTGTCGGTTCCGTCGGTGCGGGTGAGCGAGGCGGTGGAAAGCTGGGTGGTCCAGTAGCCGCCCTTGACGCCGGGGTCGCTGGTGTGGATCCAGCTCGCGAGCGGCACCGCGTAGGGGTTCTTCGGCGGATCGGAAAGGTCGCGCAGTTCGCGGAACGCCACCGCCTCGACGCTCGCGTAGTCGTCGCCTTCGAAGCGCTCGAACGCGACGCGGCTGGTCTGGTAGTCGTCGCTGTGCGGCAGGCCGTAGCGGCGGAGATAGGTGTCGGAGGAGACCGCATGGAGATCGGCGGTGCCGCGCCAGAGGTCGTTGACGTCCCATTCCGCGAGCACGTCGACGTGTCCGCGGGTGTTCTGGCCCCGGCCGGTGCCGTCGGAGTCGCCGGTCTTGCCGCCGGCGCGGCCGGAGGCGTCGATCACCAGGCTCGCGTCGGAGAGGTTCTGGCGATACTGGCCGATCATGATCGACGGGTCGTCGAGCGCGAACATCGGCGTGAGGGTGGCGTCGGCGGTGTCCGAGATCACCCAGTAGTAGGGCTGGGCGTAGTACCAGCCGACCTTCGACGACCCGAGCGAGGGAAACAGGAAGCCGGAGCGGCGCTTCACCGTCGGGTCGGGGGCGGAGAAGTAGGGCGTGTAGGCGACCGGGATCCCCCACATTTCGAGGGTCGCGTCGCGATAGGTGATGTCGTGGCTGCCCTCGTCGTGGATCACCTGCGCGGCCTTGATCTGCCAGAGCGGGTTTTCCTTGCCGGCGCAGGTGTCGCACGGGGAGTAGACGGCGTGGTCGAGTTCGTTGATCTGCTGGCCCTGATCGCCGACGCGGCGGGTGCCGGCGTGCGCGGCGGTGCGCGAGAGATCGGCGGAGACCATCAGCAGGTTGTCGATCGCGCCCTGCTTCATCTTGCCGGTCAGCTGCATGTAGTCGGCGAAGATCACCTGGCCGTCGGGCGCGATCAGCGAGACGTTGCCCGTGGCGCTCACCAGATCCTGGCCGATGTTGTAGCTCACGGTGTCGGCGTAGAGGGTGTAGCCCGCCTGGTTGATCTCGACCTCGCCGCGCGCGGTGACGATGTCGAGGGAGCGGTCGTGGGTGACTTCCTCGGCGGCGAGCGCCACCGGCGCGTCGCGATCGACCGACGGCTGCGCCAGCGCGACCTCGGGCAGCGCCGCACCGAGCATCAGCCAGGCGGCGAACGCGACGCG of uncultured Alphaproteobacteria bacterium contains these proteins:
- a CDS encoding Dehydrogenase with different specificities → MPSTIVITGASSGIGRALAAAYARPGATLHLFGRDATRLEATAAAVAAHGGTAAIHAVDVCDAAAMAAALTAIDAATPVDLLVANAGISAGTRGGGESDAQTRAVFAVNIDGVLNTVLPLLAPMRARRKGQIAIVSSVAGFRGFAGAPAYCGSKAAVRVWGEGLRAEAAADGVAVSVVCPGFVETPMTGANGFPMPFLMQPDRAARIIRKGLARNRGRITFPWQMAVVGWFLRALPDALVDRLGRRLPRKPPQP
- a CDS encoding conserved hypothetical protein (Evidence 4 : Homologs of previously reported genes of unknown function) codes for the protein MSETKGLVSMTGYARIEGRADDGTAWVWDLRSVNGKSLDARLRLPPGCEALEKPVRERLAQVAQRGSVSVSLTLARPVAASGLSINRAWLESLIQSAAETLARHPGAVTPPSFDGLLQVKGVIETAEAPPEDGAEAALHARLLADFDSAAAALAAARAEEGARLAAVVADHIDTIAGLVAAAAACEAARADTRKARLARAVADLLETTTLPEDRLTQELALLVTRFDVREELDRLASHIAAARALLAEASGIGRKFDFLCQEFNREANTLCSKSADAALTAVGLELKTVIDRLREQIQNIE
- the gmk gene encoding guanylate kinase (Evidence 2a : Function of homologous gene experimentally demonstrated in an other organism; PubMedId : 8390989; Product type e : enzyme), giving the protein MSSISPTAAVPPASLVSRRGLLLVLSSPSGAGKTTIARNLLAADPLISASISVTTRAQRPAEVEGRDYHFIAKSEFEKMVATGDLLEHAFVFGNHYGTPRKPVEDWLAQGRDVLFDIDWQGAQQLAERMRDDLVRIFVLPPSIAELERRLRGRAQDTDDVVRGRMAKAADEMSHWIEYDYIVINRDADASTRQVLTILHAERQRRARLTGMSDFIGALRAQMPETQG
- the ksgA gene encoding S-adenosylmethionine-6-N',N'-adenosyl (rRNA) dimethyltransferase (Evidence 2a : Function of homologous gene experimentally demonstrated in an other organism; PubMedId : 12876362, 15136037, 2670894, 3031429, 3122846, 3905517, 9748462; Product type e : enzyme) → MTDGLPPLREVIAAFDLRAKKNLGQNFLCDLNLTARIARAAGPLDAGTVVEVGPGPGGLTRALLSEGATALVAIERDDRCLPALAQIEAAYPGRLRVVAADALEIDYEALGPAPRRIAANLPYNIGTVLLTGWLERPELFASITLMLQKEVVDRIVAAPGTKDYGRLSVLCQWLCVCAPLFEVNPAAFTPPPKVTSAVVRLEPRAEPLAPAPRAMLERITAAAFGQRRKMLRASLKPLGGAALCEAAGIDPELRAEAIPVQGFCALARAALERA
- the pdxA gene encoding 4-hydroxy-L-threonine phosphate dehydrogenase, NAD-dependent (Evidence 2a : Function of homologous gene experimentally demonstrated in an other organism; Product type e : enzyme) — protein: MSAPLALSFGEPAGIGPDLILAAWSLKDSVAVPPFVAIADPAVLHARAKALGVAIPLVEVSEFSAETFAAALPVLAVRCAAPGVCGAPDPANAAAVTEAIATGVRLCREGRAAALVTAPIHKAALAAGGFRHPGHTEFLGELAGPGHTPIMMLAGGGLRVVPLTVHCALSEVPTRLRSAPLADVARAVLRALAADFGVARPRLAVAGLNPHAGEDGLMGREEAEILAPVLDALRAEGHRVLGPLPADTMFHAEARATYDAALCMYHDQALIPLKTLDFHGGVNVTLNLPFVRTSPDHGTALTLAGTGKARPDSLIAALRMAADIAEARAR
- a CDS encoding Survival protein SurA protein; translated protein: MIRFVKLAAAAAALALAAFAPAPAARAQDALRIAAVVNDDIISVYDLGARLRVALFSSRLEDTPENRRRLGPPVLRALIDERLQIQEAKRLNIAASDEELEQSVARVEAGNRMPPGGLKQLATGLQVPYDTLLDQIRAQMLWIKVVGRLYGSRATPSAEDVQERLSQLRANLGRPEYDVSEIFLPFEGSQSDAEIKALADNLTAQLRTGAPFAAAARQFSRSATAAHGGDLGWVPQAQLEPEIAAALEAMNTGDVSAPVRTEAGYTILHLEGRRVQQADPAETRLRLSQIKLPETGAGALSPADRGKVADYVAASVRGCEAFESYGKSLGAPGTGPLGSLKMAELPPAIAAVVRDLPVGAPSAVTEVGGVPTILMVCDRSAPSALPSEQQIRDRLRSERLERSAERHLRDLRRLAVIDIRI